The genomic segment TTGCAAAGAAATCAAATAGTTCTTATAAGGATAGTCTATTCGTTAAAAACATATTTGATTAATTTCTCATAGAATAAAAATGACGTTCATTGACATTTTGAAAGATTAAAAACAATAAATTTTAGGTGATTTTTAACGCTATTCGCTAAAAACTTAATTTGTAGGTAATAGGAGTTTACAACAGTAGTTTCTGTTGGCTTCTAATCGGGCTTCATTGCAATTGGAAATGATAGGTTTTGACTCCAGTATATCTGGTTTCAAATGCACTTCATAAGGTGTAAAGAATTTATGCTTGTGACAGGGCTTTAGATTATTATAATCATTAATGAAAAAATCCAATTCCTTTTGCATACCATCGGCATAGATTTCTTTTTTACGGAAGTAATAGCTTTTCATAATCTTATACGGCCCTTCAACAATTGAGTTTGAGAATGTAACGTCTTTTAAGGCGATTTTCTTTTGGATAGAAATCTCACAGTTTTTGATAAAATCCGCTACGGTATGATTGTTATTCTCTGAACCACCATCAACTATTAAATCGAGATGTTGACCTTTAATCTCAATATTAAACTCATTCAAAATACCTTTTCGTAAACTCTCAACTCGTATTTGAGCAGATAGTTTTCGAGAGAGATGATGTGATACGATTTTACGAGAGAAATTATCAACTACGGTATAGATATAGAATTTTACATTGTCCATAGTCTTGTATTGAGAAACATCCATATGCCAAGTGTGGTTGGGTCTATCCACATCTAAAGAACCTTTCTTTCTAGATTTCTTTTTAGGTTTTCTCGCTTCTGATAATCCTAACTTTTTAGAATACTTATACCAAGAGGCAGATGACATCGAGATAGCACCATCTTTAACCGCTTTACCCCAAATAGCTCCTATTGACCAAAACTGATGTGATTTTTTATTCATGTATTTCTTTAGGACTTCTATTTCAAACAAGGCAACTTGGTTAGGGCGTTTTTTAAAACAAGTATTAGCTAAGGATTTATCACATGCAAAAGCGTGAACTCCTAACCACATTGAATAGCGATGTTGTGAGATATTCAAAAACAACAATAGTATTTTCTTTTCAAAAGGAAAGTTATGATTGAGATTTTCCAAGAGTTGAACAATTACATTCTTGTTCTTAACGATAGATGCAAAGACACGTTCTTTACCAATGAGATTTAAAATAGTGATATAGAAACGAGCCATCTGAATAAAAACTTCTTTACCAAAATGAACTCGAGGGTCTAAAAAGACTTTCGTATCATTTAAGTTGGTTTGAATATTCGATGCAAATTCACTACCTACATAGCGTTCGGGTTTTTCATTATCTTTCCAATAACTAGTGGTTGAATTAGGAATTTGAGAAGTAAATTTATTGGGCAAGAGTT from the Polaribacter cellanae genome contains:
- a CDS encoding DDE-type integrase/transposase/recombinase, coding for MGKYKKYHSDVKVTYALKLQDELLPNKFTSQIPNSTTSYWKDNEKPERYVGSEFASNIQTNLNDTKVFLDPRVHFGKEVFIQMARFYITILNLIGKERVFASIVKNKNVIVQLLENLNHNFPFEKKILLLFLNISQHRYSMWLGVHAFACDKSLANTCFKKRPNQVALFEIEVLKKYMNKKSHQFWSIGAIWGKAVKDGAISMSSASWYKYSKKLGLSEARKPKKKSRKKGSLDVDRPNHTWHMDVSQYKTMDNVKFYIYTVVDNFSRKIVSHHLSRKLSAQIRVESLRKGILNEFNIEIKGQHLDLIVDGGSENNNHTVADFIKNCEISIQKKIALKDVTFSNSIVEGPYKIMKSYYFRKKEIYADGMQKELDFFINDYNNLKPCHKHKFFTPYEVHLKPDILESKPIISNCNEARLEANRNYCCKLLLPTN